A single window of Aspergillus puulaauensis MK2 DNA, chromosome 5, nearly complete sequence DNA harbors:
- a CDS encoding flavin-containing monooxygenase (COG:Q;~EggNog:ENOG410PGZ5;~InterPro:IPR020946,IPR036188;~PFAM:PF13450;~TransMembrane:1 (i44-62o);~go_function: GO:0004499 - N,N-dimethylaniline monooxygenase activity [Evidence IEA];~go_function: GO:0050660 - flavin adenine dinucleotide binding [Evidence IEA];~go_function: GO:0050661 - NADP binding [Evidence IEA];~go_process: GO:0055114 - oxidation-reduction process [Evidence IEA]): protein MPSTTNIPAPEVAEVPDLALEPNGKSSASSYELREEPIHSRRPLRVVCLGAGYSGILMGIIWSQRMQNRGAELVLYERNADLGGTWLENRYPGCQCDIPAHNYAYSFEPNLEWPNYYATSEQIHGYLKKTAAKYDVERYIQYKHAVEFARWDDVQGKWSLTVRNGDRVFETQCDVFVNAGGVLNNWKWPDVKGLDSYQGKLVHSAAWDESYDYSGKRIAVIGNGSSAIQIIPQLAKGASQLTSFIRSHAWISPAPGINEPTGDDPATDEHYNYAPEVLEKFKTDPEACLSHCRSLIDRRLTNFRRTHAASEVQKAARKLFTNTMRNRLGDTEKGRALADLLIPQFPVGCRRQTPGPGYLEALLQDNVDTRWDDLERFTPHGIQTRDGSILEFDVIVCATGFDTTFRPRMPIIGRSGEDLTDRWERQPPKSYFGLAVPDLPNYFTFIGPSSPISNGSLVQGIQMMGIYIWKCIDKIQTERIKSLTISREATDDYYEHVQKFLERTVWVGNCRSWYKRGTTNGPVVAIYGGTSFHYMEALRNPRWEDYEISLLPAPSTNRFAYLGNGFTMREEKNGSVADTQTLGFDAFWKLLVLPELYD, encoded by the exons ATGCCGTCTACAACCAATATCCCTGCCCCCGAGGTGGCTGAAGTGCCGGACTTGGCCCTGGAGCCCAATGGAAAATCATCCGCATCGTCGTACGAGCTCCGCGAAGAGCCAATTCACTCTCGTCGCCCACTGCGCGTCGTGTGTCTAGGGGCCGGCTACTCGGGCATCCTCATGGGCATCATTTGGTCGCAACGCATGCAGAATCGTGGTGCCGAGCTGGTTCTCTACGAGCGCAATGCTGATCTTGGAGGGACCTGGCTCGAGAATCG ATATCCCGGCTGCCAGTGCGACATCCCTGCTCACAACTACGCCTATTCGTTCGAGCCTAACCTGGAGTGGCCGAATTATTACGCTACATCCGAGCAGATACATGGCTACTTGAAGAAGACCGCCGCCAAGTACGACGTGGAGCGCTATATTCAGTACAAGCACGCTGTCGAGTTTGCGAGATGGGACGACGTCCAAGGCAAATGGTCACTCACCGTACGCAACGGGGACCGTGTATTCGAGACCCAGTGCGACGTCTTCGTCAATGCAGGCGGGGTGCTTAA CAATTGGAAATGGCCCGATGTCAAAGGGCTCGATAGCTACCAGGGGAAGCTGGTTCACTCCGCGGCTTGGGACGAATCGTACGACTACTCTGGGAAAAGAATTGCGGTCATCGGCAACGGCTCATCTGCTATACAAATCATCCCACAGCTGGCCAAAG GCGCCTCCCAACTGACCTCGTTCATCCGATCCCATGCGTGGATCTCGCCAGCACCCGGAATCAACGAGCCAACTGGCGACGACCCTGCCACGGACGAGCACTACAACTACGCTCCTGAGGTTCTGGAGAAGTTTAAAACAGATCCGGAAGCGTGCCTCAGCCATTGCCGCTCCCTTATTGACCGGCGCCTGACGAATTTCCGGCGGACGCATGCTGCTTCGGAGGTGCAAAAGGCCGCTCGTAAGCTATTTACGAACACCATGCGCAACCGGCTAGGCGACACTGAGAAAGGCCGGGCGCTTGCTGACCTGCTTATCCCTCAGTTTCCGGTCGGGTGTCGTCGCCAAACGCCCGGTCCGGGATACCTTGAGGCGCTCTTGCAGGACAATGTGGACACTCGCTGGGATGATCTCGAGCGCTTCACGCCGCATGGCATCCAGACGCGAGATGGCTCGATTCTCGAATTCGACGTCATTGTGTGCGCAACGGGATTCGATACTACATTTCGACCTCGCATGCCCATCATCGGGCGGAGTGGAGAGGATCTTACGGACCGCTGGGAGCGTCAACCTCCCAAATCATACTTCGGGCTAGCGGTCCCAGACCTGCCAAACTACTTCA CGTTCATCGGTCCGAGTTCGCCTATCTCGAACGGCTCCTTGGTGCAGGGCATTCAAATGATGGGGATCTATATATGGAAATGCATTGACAAGATCCAGACCGAGCGTATCAAAAGCCTCACCATCAGCCGCGAAGCAACAGACGACTACTACGAGCACGTGCAAAAGTTCCTCGAACGGACAGTATGGGTTGGGAACTGCCGTAGCTGGTATAAGCGGGGGACGACTAACGGCCCCGTGGTTGCCATCTACGGAGGCACTAGCTTTCACTACATGGAGGCTCTGCGGAATCCTCGCTGGGAAGACTACGAGATCTCTCTACTCCCTGCGCCGTCAACGAACCGCTTCGCCTATCTTGGGAATGGGTTCACCATGcgagaggaaaagaacgGTTCGGTGGCCGACACACAGACTCTTGGGTTCGATGCATTTTGGAAGTTGCTTGTGCTTCCAGAGCTGTATGACTGA
- a CDS encoding uncharacterized protein (COG:S;~EggNog:ENOG410Q91D;~InterPro:IPR036864,IPR007219,IPR001138;~PFAM:PF00172,PF04082;~go_function: GO:0000981 - DNA-binding transcription factor activity, RNA polymerase II-specific [Evidence IEA];~go_function: GO:0003677 - DNA binding [Evidence IEA];~go_function: GO:0008270 - zinc ion binding [Evidence IEA];~go_process: GO:0006351 - transcription, DNA-templated [Evidence IEA];~go_process: GO:0006355 - regulation of transcription, DNA-templated [Evidence IEA]) produces the protein MVPFTTPWSGTAPPSRNQPHLERTPPPSQVPSRGQVKRPPTRCKTCTACRVRKVKCDGRSPHCGSCENAGRRCVYPQDARYQNKPTRAEIQRLEAHIDSIWEAVHERDAGAAAAHAREPAGTERPGQAMRAATPSPAQPLVAPAERPENESLPNETERSHQDLSPAEMNIVGVLGQDGELVVHGVSSMHYNQHNQHNQQQELRMSVDSRTETTPEEDESSKRQREQLQQVSKARLVANAAFQRQRESVLLRNPSVTQDANFGCADPDTALHLLDIYFNRIHFTYLFSYRPAIMDSLITKGPYCNMLLLTAVYFSSSMFSDRAAVRAQRDQFYASFQLALIDHMDQPSVPSAVALLLCGAALVSCGRLSAGWVTSGIAYRMILDLGCHFVLDCHRQNLPDEMILLTDIEVEMRKRLYWGGYLVDATQSLYLGRLPYLHTVPARVPQVFLDTYEELDVWAPYVDTMSASPEVNTVLSAYAPQPAYAVSTFMAMLRLLEISSRLVHSFYNIDSLRQARQVIRDARGKIEDDLGRWYASRAKHLRFNPKADKEPTPPPHQLTPLTTYHTLTILLHRPFLANRYLSTHINEEERAVGEQASIQAAGEIYHLLRRYDAAFTMRRAPYLISYAAHSALLVLLAQGPAARDQVLDRISFLWRALGDLQSGGNYGLKKPIESLSALMTKLGISTLEQGNGNARDSMHPGGTHCPVPTEQFSFGNDGELYESQWSRFQQHDLFSGSMDCAFPNSGLDGVDWLLNDISWVSATGLEGQRPV, from the exons ATGGTCCCATTCACGACGCCATGGTCTGGTACCGCGCCCCCATCACGCAACCAGCCCCATCTAGAGCGGACACCGCCGCCATCCCAGGTGCCGTCGCGCGGGCAGGTGAAACGGCCACCCACACGCTGTAAAACGTGCACCGCCTGTCGAGTCAGAAAG GTCAAATGTGACGGTAGGTCGCCACATTGCGGCTCCTGCGAAAATGCGGGGCGGCGTTGTGTTTACCCACAGGATGCACGATACCAGAACAAACCTACCCGGGCAGAGATTCAGAGACTGGAAGCACACATAGATTCCATATGGGAAGCCGTGCACGAGCGGGACGCaggggctgctgctgcacatGCCAGGGAACCCGCAGGAACCGAACGGCCAGGCCAGGCCATGAGAGCCGCCACGCCATCTCCAGCACAACCGCTGGTGGCCCCCGCAGAGCGTCCTGAAAACGAAAGTCTGCCCAACGAAACAGAGAGAAGCCACCAGGATCTGTCACCGGCCGAAATGAACATCGTGGGAGTGCTTGGCCAGGACGGCGAACTGGTTGTGCACGGAGTGTCCAGCATGCACTACAACCAGCACAACCAGCAcaatcagcagcaggaactgCGCATGTCAGTCGATTCCCGCACGGAGACTACcccagaggaagacgaaTCCTCGAAGAGGCAGCGAgagcagctccagcaggTCAGCAAGGCACGGCTGGTCGCCAATGCGGCCTTCCAGCGTCAGCGTGAATCCGTATTGCTGCGCAATCCCAGCGTTACACAGGACGCGAACTTTGGCTGCGCGGACCCCGACACAGCACTGCACCTGctagatatctattttaaCCGAATTCACTTTACGTACCTCTTCAGCTACCGGCCTGCAATCATGGACAGCCTCATTACCAAAGGGCCATATTGCAACATGCTCTTGCTCACGGCGGTCTACTTTTCGAGTAGTATGTTCAGCGACCGGGCTGCAGTGCGTGCGCAGCGCGACCAGTTCTATGCCTCATTCCAGCTCGCCCTCATAGACCACATGGACCAGCCCAGTGTTCCCTCAGCAGTCGCCCTGCTCCTCTGTGGTGCCGCGTTGGTCTCGTGCGGCCGTCTAAGCGCGGGCTGGGTAACGAGCGGGATTGCCTATCGCATGATCCTCGACCTGGGCTGCCATTTCGTGCTGGACTGTCATCGCCAGAATCTCCCCGATGAAATGATCCTACTCACCGATATCGAGGTGGAGATGCGCAAGCGGCTTTACTGGGGAGGCTATCTAGTTGACGCCACGCAGTCCCTATACCTTGGGCGACTGCCGTACCTGCACACTGTGCCAGCGCGCGTGCCGCAGGTGTTCTTGGACACGTACGAGGAGCTCGACGTGTGGGCACCGTACGTGGATACCATGTCCGCCTCCCCCGAGGTCAATACTGTTCTCAGTGCCTACGCTCCGCAGCCAGCGTACGCGGTCTCCACGTTTATGGCGATGCTGCGGTTGCTGGAGATATCATCGCGACTAGTGCACAGCTTCTACAACATCGACAGTCTTCGCCAGGCCAGGCAGGTGATTCGAGACGCCCGCGGCAAAATCGAGGACGACCTGGGACGATGGTACGCATCGCGCGCGAAGCATCTGCGCTTCAACCCCAAGGCCGACAAGGAACCGACACCACCTCCGCACCAGCTAACTCCATT GACCACATATCACACGCTCACCatccttcttcaccgtcCATTCCTGGCCAACCGGTATCTGAGCACCCATATTAACGAGGAGGAGCGCGCTGTAGGCGAGCAGGCCAGTATTCAGGCTGCGGGGGAGATATACCATCTTCTTCGAAGATACGACGCGGCGTTTACGATGCGCCGCGCACCGTACCTTATTTCGTATGCTGCCCACTCggcgctgctggtgttgctcGCCCAGGGCCCGGCCGCACGGGATCAGGTCCTCGATAGAATTTCCTTTCTGTGGCGTGCGCTCGGAGATCTGCAGAGCGGTGGCAACTACGGTCTGAAGAAGCCAATCGAGAGCCTGTCAGCATTGATGACCAAGCTGGGAATTAGTACACTCGAGCAGGGGAACGGCAACGCGAGGGACTCCATGCATCCGGGAGGGACTCACTGCCCGGTACCGACGGAGCAGTTCTCGTTCGGCAACGACGGCGAGCTGTATGAGAGCCAGTGGAGTAGATTCCAGCAACATGATTTGTTCAGCGGAAGCATGGACTGCGCGTTTCCCAATTCTGGCCTGGATGGTGTGGACTGGCTGCTGAACGACATTTCCTGGGTGTCGGCCACGGGGTTGGAAGGGCAGAGGCCCGTATAG
- a CDS encoding uncharacterized protein (COG:G;~EggNog:ENOG410PM1B;~InterPro:IPR020846,IPR036259,IPR010573;~PFAM:PF06609;~TransMembrane:12 (o50-75i87-109o115-134i141-162o206-226i247-268o280-301i322-341o361-382i389-407o413-432i540-559o);~go_function: GO:0022857 - transmembrane transporter activity [Evidence IEA];~go_process: GO:0055085 - transmembrane transport [Evidence IEA]) produces the protein MPPKPDTETLHLEEGPLPQVLEHSDDRTREAQGRDFSSVPKSYWISPSFIGTYSAMGLTFAGTVGGFALAAPVMSDINQDLGPSPNIVYASLMNVLLSAITIQIIGSLSDIFGRRWFFIIGSGLALIGSILGATAQSVNQIIVSQAFFGVSKGFGVSFFWVIGELVPMRWRFVAASGQYLYSFPANPLAAKVALSFQTNTSVHWRGAFHLLIGINGLAMICWYCFYYPPTFKMLHRRRMAKDLLLHFDWIGLLLYAGGLVTLLLGLTWGGHTYPWDSSEVLGTIIGGVATLVLFGIWEVYIPLPNVEPFIPVYLWKNLPFQASAWLTGIGSATYYGFSLVWPDAVSILYPGKSVEDRNTLSSVLILLFVFGQLSGGLIGKAIGARRGSVLTAFAAAPLLAAAGTNPLNLDLTVALAALGCFAIGSNEGIALVTSTFPLRSQDEIGAAGGLCGTVRQFVGSVGTAIFSTALRNRLQSTQPQYMERAASEVNLPASSIPDLISALQGSATLTGANVPGLQESMIATLEDGWREAHSEAYRTVIYVSLIFAGSALFLCWFVPDLDQSSVDYVAGHIHQTSETRALENDGMEEHESKAV, from the exons ATGCCACCTAAGCCAGATACGGAAACACTCCATCTGGAGGAAGGCCCGTTGCCACAGGTCCTAGAGCACAGCGACGACAGGACCAGAGAGGCACAGGGTCGCGATTTTTCCAGCGTACCCAAGAGCTACTGGATCAGCCCGTCCTTCATTGGCACATATTCTGCGATGGGTCTCACATTCGCCGGGACAGTCGGGGGCTTTGCCCTGGCAGCTCCGGTCATGTCGGATATCAACCAGGATCTAGGGCCTAGTCCGAATATTGTT TATGCCTCACTCATGAATGTTCTTCTATCCGCCATTACAATCCAAATAATCGGCTCGTTGAGCGATATTTTCGGCCGTCGTTggttcttcatcatcggctCCGGCCTTGCTCTAATAGGGTCGATCTTGGGGGCGACCGCACAGTCCGTCAATCAAATAATCGTCTCACAGGCCTTCTTTGGTGTATCCAAAGGATTTGGtgtctccttcttctgggtTATCGGGGAGCTCGTGCCGATGCGATGGCGCTTCGTTGCTGCATCTGGGCAGTACCTTTACTCGTTCCCTGCAAACCCCTTGGCCGCAAAGGTGGCATTGTCATTCCAG ACGAATACCTCAGTACACTGGCGGGGTGCATTCCATCTGTTGATTGGCATTAACGGGCTTGCCATGATATGCTGGTATTGTTTCTACTACCCACCCACGTTCAAGATGCTCCACCGACGGCGAATGGCAAAGGACCTTCTGTTACATTTTGACTGGATTGGTCTGCTTCTATACGCGGGCGGGCTGGTAACCCTGCTGCTCGGCTTAACTTGGGGTGGGCACACGTATCCCTGGGACAGCTCTGAAGTTCTGGGGACTATAATTGGCGGTGTCGCGACACTGGTCCTATTCGGCATCTGGGAGGTCTATATCCCTCTGCCGAACGTCGAGCCATTCATCCCAGTCTACCTGTGGAAGAACCTCCCATTCCAGGCATCTGCATGGCTGACTGGCATCGGGTCTGCTACCTACTATGGATTCAGCCTTGTCTGGCCCGACGCCGTTTCCATCCTCTATCCTGGCAAGAGCGTCGAGGATCGCAATACACTGAGCTCCGTTCTGATCCTCCTCTTTGTATTTGGCCAGCTGTCCGGCGGCCTCATTGGAAAGGCAATCGGTGCGCGCCGTGGCTCCGTCCTCACAGCATTCGCAGCGGCTCCCCTGCTTGCCGCAGCAGGAACCAACCCCTTGAACCTGGACCTCACAGTCGCGTTAGCGGCACTTGGATGCTTTGCCATTGGCTCAAATGAAGGAATTGCCCTAGTAACGTCGACGTTTCCTCTGCGTTCGCAGGACGAAATTGGCGCAGCTGGCGGGCTTTGTGGAACTGTTCGTCAGTTCGTCGGCTCAGTGGGCACCGCAATCTTCTCCACGGCCCTTCGCAACCGGCTGCAGTCTACGCAGCCTCAGTACATGGAACGCGCGGCGAGCGAGGTAAACCTTCCGGCTTCGTCGATTCCCGATCTCATATCTGCATTGCAGGGGTCTGCCACCCTGACGGGCGCCAATGTGCCGGGATTACAGGAGTCAATGATCGCTACTCTGGAAGATGGGTGGAGGGAGGCTCACTCGGAAGCATATCGGACGGTTATTTATGTCAGCCTCATTTTCGCCGGGAGCGCGCTTTTCCTGTGTTGGTTTGTGCCTGATCTCGATCAGAGCTCGGTTGACTATGTTGCTGGCCATATTCATCAGACGAGTGAGACCAGAGCACTGGAGAACGACGGCATGGAGGAGCACGAGAGCAAGGCTGTGTAG
- a CDS encoding uncharacterized protein (InterPro:IPR011008) → MPAPYSQAVFLGPAPDAYPQWEKYVKEGFLASLSSDAPGSRAAAYNIIPNPMGRLPPDDSTSLILLESENLRCLQRDDLHALTQLSASPVDSRSYERIESFDPLGLGPAEADPADIDEYIEFYREDHAPMMAKHPGYLRTTLYRLKGVQEGQVDDPAPLMIIHEFRHLEGLGGQITKDSIETEFAKRVFSKVRSMKARTMKLVYAHDR, encoded by the exons ATGCCGGCACCATATTCACAAGCGGTTTTCTTGGGTCCCGCGCCAGACGCCTACCCTCAATGGGAAAAATACGTCAAAGAGGGCTTCCTGGCGAGTCTATCAAGTGATGCGCCTGGCTCTCGAGCGGCGGCGTACAATATAATCCCGAACCCCATGGGACGCCTACCCCCCGATGATAGCACCTCGCTCATCCTCCTAGAAAGTGAAAATCTGCGATGCCTACAAAGGGACGACCTGCATGCGTTGACACAGCTTAGCGCGTCACCGGTCGATAGCAGATCATATGAACGTATTGAATCATTCGATCCACTTGGGTTGGGTCCG GCTGAAGCCGACCCGGCCGATATTGACGAATATATCGA GTTCTATCGGGAAGATCATGCcccgatgatggcgaagcATCCGGGATACCTACGCACCACGTTGTACCGCCTAAAGGGTGTACAGGAGGGACAGGTTGATGACCCAGCTCCTCTCATGATAATTCATGAGTTTCGACATCTTGAGGGACTCGGTGGCCAGATTACCAAAGACAGCATTGAAACCGAGTTCGCTAAACGGGTGTTTTCTAAGGTTAGATCGATGAAGGccaggacgatgaagctCGTCTATGCTCATGATCGTTGA
- a CDS encoding zinc-dependent alcohol dehydrogenase (COG:Q;~EggNog:ENOG410PI0T;~InterPro:IPR013154,IPR013149,IPR002328,IPR036291, IPR011032,IPR020843;~PFAM:PF00107,PF08240;~go_function: GO:0008270 - zinc ion binding [Evidence IEA];~go_function: GO:0016491 - oxidoreductase activity [Evidence IEA];~go_process: GO:0055114 - oxidation-reduction process [Evidence IEA]): MSYLFRSKVAEKDEKPAPTFNIPKECKAGVIVNEGPDFHVEVQMVPVPDPGPDELLIRLNATGICYSDLHFAMADLGTPPMSTFGVRSPGHEGAGVVVKVGSNVTNWKVGERAGMKPRWSVCGDCELCLDDKESYCRKAVLCGLHKTGTYQQYITSPAHYTQRIPEGVDDYTAAPIMCSTGTMYRALRQASLKVNNWAVFPGGGGGVGIQGVQVAAAMGLRPIVVDTGVERQKLALEKGAAAFVDFKASPDPVADVIQIADGIGAHGVFVTAGGSYPDSIAYSGTRVGAVVTCVGLPRKDGVTVGADPKKYITQGLTIRGSVVGGRSDIAMALQYASAGKIAGDHTLYSIDQLPEAVEKVRRGEAVGRGVVDFNL; the protein is encoded by the exons ATGTCCTATCTGTTCCGTTCTAAAGTCGCCGAGAAAGATGAAAAGCCAGCGCCCACCTTTAACATCCCCAAGGAGTGCAAAGCTGGTGTGATTGTGAACGAGGGGCCCGACTTTCATGTAGAGGTCCAGATGGTTCCAGTTCCTGACCCAG GCCCCGACGAGCTATTAATACGACTGAATGCCACGGGGATATGCTACTCAGACCTGCATTTCGCCATGGCGGACTTGGGAACCCCTCCGATGTCAACCTTTGGGGTCCGGTCGCCAGGCCACGAGGGAGCCGGTGTAGTGGTGAAGGTGGGATCCAATGTGACCAATTGGAAGGTTGGGGAGCGCGCCGGCATGAAACCACGGTGGTCGGTTTGCGGAGACTGCGAGCTTTGCTTGGACGACAAGGAGTCCTACTGTCGCAAGGCGGTGCTTTGTGGGCTTCATAAAACAGG TACCTACCAGCA ATATATCACCTCGCCCGCCCATTATACGCAACGCATTCCAGAGGGAGTGGACGATTACACAGCCGCCCCGATCATGTGTTCCACAGGCACAATGTATCGTGCCCTGAGACAGGCAAGTCTCAAAGTGAATAACTGGGCAGTGTTTCctggcggaggtggtggcgtTGGCATCCAAGGTGTGCAGGTGGCAGCAGCGATGGGTTTGCGGCCCATTGTGGTCGACACAGGTGTCGAACGGCAGAAACTAGCCCTTGAAAAGGGTGCAGCAGCTTTTGTCGATTTCAAGGCCTCTCCTGATCCCGTTGCGGATGTGATTCAAATTGCCGATGGTATTGGAGCCCATGGGGTCTTTGTCACGGCTGGTGGATCATATCCAGACTCCATAGCCTATTCTGGCACCAGAGTCGGCGCTGTGGTTACGTGTGTTGGGCTTC CACGGAAGGACGGTGTCACTGTCGGTGCCGACCCCAAGAAATATATTACCCAAGGTCTGACCATCCGGGGCTCTGTCGTCGGCGGCCGTAGCGATATTGCCATGGCCTTGCAGTACGCTTCTGCGGGCAAGATCGCCGGCGACCATACGTTATATTCTATCGATCAGCTGCCAGAGGCGGTCGAGAAGGTTAGACGAGGAGAGGCAGTCGGCAGGGGAGTGGTGGATTTCAACCTCTGA
- a CDS encoding NAD(P)-dependent oxidoreductase (COG:I;~EggNog:ENOG410PM2M;~InterPro:IPR002204,IPR029154,IPR015815,IPR036291, IPR006115,IPR008927,IPR013328;~PFAM:PF03446,PF14833;~go_function: GO:0016491 - oxidoreductase activity [Evidence IEA];~go_function: GO:0050661 - NADP binding [Evidence IEA];~go_function: GO:0051287 - NAD binding [Evidence IEA];~go_process: GO:0055114 - oxidation-reduction process [Evidence IEA]), giving the protein MSATGDANIGFIGLGAMGRGMAANLAKRLSGDSKIYVYDVVDGLMDDLHSEHPDTVRKSTSAKEVSEISDIIFTMVPEGSHVRDVYLSTPHGICAADISNKVLVDCSTIDIATCLAVRDYIATNFPSARFYDAPVSGGTIGADNGQLSFFLGCGENDPTLPHLQGILANMGQKIIPCGGPTLGLAAKLAHNYLGGIIFIAGSEAMNLGMRAGLDARVLANVFSAGAAQSTIMDRFNPVPGVLRDAPSSNNYVPGFKIQLHCKDFGLAIDMAKEVGSRLALGDAGLQTFKGASGDPRCKDLDSSAVYRYLGGVEDWPGRFI; this is encoded by the exons ATGTCTGCTACGGGGGATGCCAATATCGGGTTCATCGGGCTCGGCGCCATGGGACGTGGCATGGCTGCCAACCTCGCCAAACGGCTTTCCGGAGACTCCAAGATCTATGTCTACGACGTGGTTGACGGGCTGATGGATGACTTGCATTCCGAGCACCCCGATACTGTGCGCAAATCGACGAGCGCGAAAGAAGTATCCGAAATATCT GATATCATATTCACCATGGTCCCAGAAGGATCACACGTGCGAGACGTATACCTGAGCACGCCACACGGCATATGTGCTGCTGATATATCCAACAAGGTTCTTGTAGATTGCTCGACGATTGACATTGCCACCTGCTTGGCCGTCAGAGACTATATCGCGACAAACTTCCCGTCCGCTCGATTCTACGACGCACCTGTCAGTGGTGGAACAATCGGAGCAGACAACGGCCAgctttccttctttctcgGATGCGGCGAAAATGACCCAACGCTGCCCCACCTGCAAGGCATTTTGGCAAACATGGGGCAAAAAATCATTCCCTGCGGCGGGCCGACGTTGGGACTGGCGGCCAAGCTAGCTCACAACTATCTTGGAGGAATAATATTCATAGCTGGCTCCGAGGCGATGAATCTGGGGATGCGAGCGGGCCTGGATGCGCGCGTGCTCGCCAATGTATTCTCTGCCGGCGCAGCGCAGAGTACAATTATGGACCGCTTCAACCCAGTTCCGGGGGTTCTCCGCGACGCTCCTTCATCAAATAACTACGTCCCGGGGTTTAAAATACAGTTACATTGCAAGGACTTTGGATTGGCCATTGACATGGCAAAGGAGGTCGGGTcaaggctggcgctgggcgaTGCTGGATTGCAAACCTTCAAAGGGGCCAGCGGCGATCCGCGATGCAAAGATCTAGATTCCTCGGCCGTGTACAGGTATCtgggtggtgttgaggaCTGGCCTGGCAGGTTTATCTGA
- a CDS encoding cupin domain-containing protein (COG:S;~EggNog:ENOG410PY47;~InterPro:IPR014710,IPR011051,IPR013096;~PFAM:PF07883) codes for MGITIIRNSTGTGRQTTAKGPPEYFTGDVWADVAYADSSIWVGNVTFTPCAHTNWHTHERGQFLRILAGSGWICDRGGNPQRVNVGDSIWCPPGTTHWHGGDDGSYMTHLAIAFGKSEWLEPVSEVDYASKND; via the coding sequence ATGGGAATAACAATAATTCGCAATTCCACCGGCACGGGACGCCAGACAACAGCCAAAGGCCCGCCTGAGTACTTTACCGGCGATGTTTGGGCGGATGTGGCCTACGCCGACAGCTCGATATGGGTCGGCAATGTCACTTTCACACCCTGTGCCCATACCAATTGGCACACGCATGAAAGGGGACAGTTTCTGCGGATCTTGGCCGGCTCTGGGTGGATATGTGACAGGGGTGGGAACCCACAGAGGGTAAACGTCGGAGATAGCATTTGGTGTCCCCCGGGGACAACGCACTGGCatggtggcgatgatggcagCTACATGACACACTTGGCGATTGCCTTTGGAAAGTCTGAGTGGTTGGAGCCTGTTTCGGAGGTCGATTATGCGAGTAAAAATGACTAG